One segment of Rhipicephalus sanguineus isolate Rsan-2018 chromosome 6, BIME_Rsan_1.4, whole genome shotgun sequence DNA contains the following:
- the LOC119395802 gene encoding sulfotransferase 1C2A: MPYNTPDITPRLRPFCQVIDGVKRCPLITKERLDDIMKFAPQEGDVLQLSYPKTGAHWIQFTVQAIIQGGEVVESYDDFTAVTCFLDYVGLQDWKRLSSTPLGLYMSHVLPPLKNLNSEAKYIYIARNPWDCCVSFYHMVKELDIYSFKEGSFDDFFECFIEGDFGYGDYFEHLLYGYGLRNRPNVLFLTYEEMKTDSRGTVLRIAHFIGKHYAKELEENTELLENLLSKLTVERTKGILVLNLAGHKNPKIDAKIKERNLTASVGFGGCRTRLPFVRKGEIGGWKDYFSSEQLVRMEETIVRKTSGSDVMDIWANVREEARRLSIN, translated from the coding sequence ATGCCTTATAACACACCTGATATCACGCCACGTCTGAGACCTTTCTGCCAGGTCATTGATGGTGTCAAGCGTTGCCCGCTGATCACGAAAGAACGACTTGACGACATTATGAAATTTGCACCTCAGGAAGGTGACGTACTGCAGCTGTCGTACCCAAAGACAGGGGCGCATTGGATTCAGTTCACTGTGCAGGCCATCATACAGGGAGGCGAAGTAGTTGAGAGTTACGACGATTTTACGGCAGTGACCTGCTTTCTCGACTACGTCGGCTTACAAGACTGGAAGCGCCTTTCTTCGACACCTCTGGGCTTGTATATGTCCCACGTTCTCCCTCCGCTGAAAAATTTGAATTCAGAAGCAAAGTATATTTACATAGCTCGAAACCCATGGGACTGCTGCGTCTCCTTCTATCACATGGTGAAGGAGCTTGACATCTACTCCTTCAAGGAGGGATCTTTTGACGACTTCTTTGAGTGTTTTATTGAAGGGGATTTCGGCTATGGCGATTACTTCGAGCACCTGCTTTACGGATACGGACTGAGAAACAGGCCCAACGTGCTGTTTCTCACCTACGAAGAAATGAAGACAGATAGCCGAGGCACGGTGCTGCGCATTGCACATTTCATCGGAAAGCATTACGCGAAAGAATTGGAAGAGAACACTGAACTACTGGAAAATTTGCTCAGCAAGCTAACAGTGGAACGTACAAAGGGCATCTTGGTGCTCAACCTGGCTGGTCATAAGAACCCAAAGATCGATGCCAAGATCAAGGAGCGCAATTTGACGGCGTCCGTAGGCTTTGGGGGATGTCGCACTAGGCTTCCGTTTGTGAGAAAGGGTGAAATTGGTGGCTGGAAAGACTATTTTAGCTCAGAGCAACTAGTGCGCATGGAAGAGACAATTGTACGCAAGACCTCTGGCTCGGACGTAATGGACATCTGGGCTAATGTGCGTGAAGAAGCGCGCCGCCTATCCATAAATTGA